The proteins below come from a single Tepidisphaeraceae bacterium genomic window:
- a CDS encoding Maf family protein, translating into MPRLILASGSPRRRQLLAEAYYAFEIIPSDIDESQVPTDLRPSEVAAYLARGKAAVIAARFPDAVVVGADTVVALGDLLLGKPADATDARRMLSLLSGTAHHVTTGVAVCRGAQVDEVHVTSTVAMRPLTATEIDAYVAGRQWEGKAGGYGIQDDDPFVTRMDGSLTNIVGLPMDETIELLARAGVRTGSSQRRGAEGVAEDAEAKRKRQDR; encoded by the coding sequence ATGCCTCGCCTGATCCTCGCCAGCGGTTCACCGCGCCGCAGGCAGTTGCTGGCTGAGGCGTATTACGCGTTCGAGATCATCCCTTCGGACATTGATGAATCGCAGGTGCCCACGGATCTGCGTCCATCCGAAGTGGCGGCGTATCTGGCGCGCGGCAAGGCCGCCGTCATCGCGGCGCGGTTTCCTGACGCCGTGGTGGTTGGCGCCGACACCGTCGTCGCGCTTGGCGACCTGCTGTTGGGCAAACCGGCCGACGCAACCGACGCTCGGCGAATGCTGTCGTTGCTATCGGGCACGGCGCATCATGTGACCACCGGCGTCGCGGTCTGCCGTGGGGCCCAGGTCGATGAGGTGCACGTCACCTCCACCGTCGCCATGCGCCCCCTGACCGCCACCGAGATCGACGCCTACGTGGCCGGCCGCCAATGGGAAGGCAAGGCCGGTGGTTACGGCATACAAGATGACGACCCCTTCGTCACCCGCATGGATGGCAGCCTGACCAACATCGTCGGCCTGCCGATGGACGAGACGATCGAACTGCTCGCCCGCGCGGGCGTTCGAACTGGTTCGTCTCAACGCAGAGGCGCGGAGGGTGTCGCAGAGGACGCAGAGGCGAAGAGGAAACGCCAAGATCGATGA
- a CDS encoding RidA family protein produces the protein MPLSEKLTAMNITLPTLAGPFGAYVPAKRVGNLLYVSGQLPMKDGQLIATGTVPSVTSIESATAAARQCVINGLAAAATVLESVDQIVGVVRVGAFVASDAGFSAQPTVANGASTFLIDLLGDAGRHVRAAVGVNVLPLNASVEVEFIFEVI, from the coding sequence ATGCCGCTTTCCGAGAAACTCACCGCGATGAACATCACGCTGCCGACGCTCGCCGGCCCGTTTGGGGCCTACGTGCCGGCCAAGCGGGTTGGCAACCTGCTATACGTCTCCGGCCAACTTCCGATGAAGGACGGCCAACTCATCGCGACCGGCACCGTGCCGTCGGTGACATCCATTGAGTCCGCCACCGCGGCCGCGAGGCAGTGCGTCATCAACGGTCTTGCCGCCGCGGCGACCGTGCTGGAATCGGTCGACCAGATCGTAGGCGTGGTGCGGGTTGGCGCGTTCGTCGCGTCCGACGCCGGCTTTAGCGCCCAGCCAACCGTCGCCAACGGCGCCAGTACCTTCCTGATCGACCTCCTCGGCGACGCCGGCCGTCACGTCCGCGCCGCGGTGGGTGTGAACGTGTTGCCGTTGAACGCGAGCGTGGAAGTGGAGTTCATCTTCGAAGTGATATGA
- a CDS encoding N-acetyltransferase, translated as MIRNATIHDVPTIQSIVNSHAELGKMLFKSYAQLYETLRDFAVYEKDGKVVGCVGVAIIWADLAEVRSLAVDESCRGQGIGKALVNWCIAEARRLQIRRLMSLTYEQTFFERLGFAVVEKDTLPLKVWSDCVRCPKNDHCDEIAMVYELSDVARISAPDAVPTPRGVSIPVLQNLTSA; from the coding sequence ATGATCCGCAACGCGACCATTCACGATGTCCCGACGATCCAGAGCATCGTCAACAGCCACGCTGAGCTGGGGAAGATGCTCTTTAAGTCGTACGCCCAGCTGTACGAGACGCTGCGCGACTTCGCCGTCTACGAGAAGGATGGCAAGGTCGTCGGCTGTGTGGGCGTGGCGATCATCTGGGCAGACCTGGCGGAGGTGCGGTCGCTGGCGGTGGACGAATCGTGCCGCGGGCAGGGCATCGGTAAAGCGCTCGTGAACTGGTGCATCGCCGAGGCCCGGCGGCTGCAGATTCGCCGGTTGATGTCGCTGACGTACGAGCAGACGTTCTTCGAACGGCTCGGCTTTGCCGTGGTGGAGAAGGACACGTTGCCGCTGAAGGTCTGGAGCGACTGTGTCCGCTGTCCGAAGAACGACCACTGCGACGAGATCGCGATGGTCTACGAGCTGAGCGACGTCGCCCGCATCAGCGCCCCCGACGCCGTCCCCACGCCGCGCGGCGTGAGCATTCCCGTACTACAGAACCTGACTAGCGCGTGA